TCGTCCTCGCTGATACCGGCGGCACCCATCGTCGCCTCGAACTCGTCCTTCGAGAGGATGTCGCGTGTGGTCTGGTCCTGCAGGTCCGTCTCCCAGTTGAAGCCGATGGCACCGGGCGCGTGGGCCTCGTCGTAGGCTTCCGTGTCGACGTCGACTTCGACCAGTCGGAGGTCGGAGTCGTCGTCCTGGAACTCGTCTAAGTGCTCGCTGGCCCAGTCGGCCGAGACGAGCACGTCGTTGGCGTAATCAGTCATAGTGCGTTGAACCGTTAGTCTACCAGCCATATATTACCACGAGTGTCGGCATGGACGGCCACTCCTCCCCTGTGACGGCATATGTTGCCCCTACAACAGGAGTGGCGAATGTCAACGTTACACATCATGTCGGCCTGAAGGGACAGGCGTGAGGCGCCCGTCGGGGAGACAGTCTGAGAGAGTCAGCAACTGCTGCCGGTATCTTCGAGGAGCGCTTTCCGAGTTTTCAAGCGGCCCGAGCGGGAACGACCCGGTAATGACCGATATCGTCTCCGCGGAGTGGGTGGCGGACAACGTCGACCGGCTCCGCATCGTCGACGTGCGCGACGGCTGGGAGTACGACGCGATGGCCCATCTGCCGGGGGCCGTGAGCGTCCCGTTCGACAGTTTCCGGACCGGGTCGAGCGACAGCGAGGGCATGCTGCCGAGCCGTGAGGAGTGGGGCGACCTGCTCTCGGCGGCCGGTGTCAGCGCCGACAGCGAGCTCGTGGCCTACGACGACCACCACGGCGTCTTCGCCGCGCGGTTCCTCGTGACGGCCGAGCTGCTGGGCCACGACCCCGCGGCGCTCCACCTGCTCGACGGCGACTTCTCCAGCTGGCAGCTCGAACACCCGACGAGCGGCGAGACGCCCGCGGTCGAACCGACCGACTACAGTGTCGACCCGCCGGAGACGACGCCGCTGGTCGATTCCGACACTGTGGCCGCCGCGGCCGACGACCCCGACGCCGTCCTCGTCGACACGCGCGACGAATCGGAGTACGCCGAGGGGCACATCCCCGGTGCGCGACTGCTCGACTGGCGGGAGCTCGTCGACGACGAGACACGTGGCCTGCTGGCGCGCGAGGACGCCCTCGCCGTGCTCGAAGCGGCCGGTATCGTCCCCGAAAAGCGCGTCGTGTTGTACTGCAACACCGCCAGACGCATCAGCCACACCTACGTCGTCCTCCGGCATCTGGGCTTCGAGACCGTCGAGTTCTACGAGGGGAGCCTCACCGAGTGGGAGGCACAGGACCGACCGCTGGAGACAGAGCGCTAACTCGACTCCGTCGGCCCGTGCTCCGCGGCCAGCAGATTGACCGCCTCAACCAGCAGTGCGATGACGACCGGGCCGGCGATGAACCCGATGAGGCCCATCGAGAGGATGCCGCCGGTGAAGCCGACGAAGTAGAGGCTGGCGGGCATCCCGGTCGTGTAGCGGGCCAGCCGCGGCCGGATGACCGCATCGGGGAGAAAGCCGACGAGCGTGAGTCCGAGCACGGTGACGACGACCGCGCCGACGGCGTCCCCAGCGACGGCCTTCGCGGCGGCGATGGCGAGGATGACGACGCTGGGGCCGACGACGGGGACGAACTGCAGGATGCCGGCGGCGACCGCCAGCGCGAACGCGCCGTTGTAGCCAAGCAGGGCAAAGAGGACCCAAGCCACGAGGAAGGTGCCAAAGGCCGTCGCCGCTTGCAGGACGTAGATGGCGTACAGCGTCGAGCGCAGCCGCTTGTGAAAGCGGCTGACGACGTCGTGGTAGGGCTTCGGGACGGTCCGATAGACGACTGCGCTCGGTGCGTTCGGTCGCCAGAGCATCGCGTAGACGAGGAGGGTGAAGAGGACGGCTTTCAGGGCCAAGATTGGCGTCTCGCTCGCGAACCCCACCGCCACGTCAGCGGTCCCATCACGGAGTGCCACCAGCGCCGCCTGCACGTCGACGACGTAGGTGAACTCGCCCACGGAGAGCAGAATCTCGTCGGGGAGCCGCACAAAGAACGCAAAGAGGTCCCGCCGACGCCGGTAGACGACGAAGACCAGCGGAAGCAGCACCAGCGAGCCCGCGACGAACGCGATACCCGTCGAGACAGCGGCAGCGATACGCTTCGAGAGCCCCTGGTCGACGAACCACTCGGACAGCGGAAAGAGGACGTACGCGACCGTGATAGCGAAGAAGACGGTCGCCAGCACGCTCGACAGCAACACCATCGAAAGCGATACCAGCAGGACGAGCAGGCCTGCGAGGACGTACGTCCGCTGTCGAGTCGGCACGGCCTACCTTGTCGAGTGGTTACCAAAAGGGTTCCTCCGACAGCGAGAGCGAGTCGCGAAACAGTGTCAGGGCGCGACGCCGACGGTCACGAGCGTCCCGAACTCCCGGTAGCGCTCGACCATCGCCTCGCGCGTGTCCCACTCCTCGGTGGGGAACTCGCCCGCCGGCGGAATCTCGATGTCGCGGTCCGGAACGTTGTCCTGGACGGCGACGGCCATCCCCGCCTCGCGGAACGCGCGGCGGTACTCCGGCCCGCTCCAGCGGGTCATGGGCACGTCGACCAGCTCGTCCCACGCGTGGGAGTGGACGTTCTCTTCGTAGTAGTTCACCGCACAGTGGAAGCTGCCGCCGGGTCGGAGGACGCGGGCCACCTCGTCGAGGACCGCGTGGGGGTCCTCGGCGTAGTAGAACGCCTCCATCGAGAAGCAGTGGTCGACGCTGTCGGTCGCGAAGGGGAGTCGCTCGAAATCGCCCACGAGGAACCCGACGGCGCCGTCGTCGGTGTACGACCGGGCGTTTTCCGCCATCGCCGGGGAGGCGTCGATACCGTAGGCCCGCCCCGCGTCGGCGGTCTCTTTCAGCGCGCGGCCGGCGTAGCCGCTTCCGGACCCGAGGTCCAGCACCGTGTCGCCCGATTCGACGGGCATCCGCGCGAGGACGTGCTTTGCGGTGTGCCAGTGGCGGTCTTCCATCCCGCGGTCCTTCCCGCGGGCGGCCCAGTCGTCGAACTCGTCGCTGACGCTCATACGACCGCTGAGAGCGGCGCGGCAAAACCCCCTTCGGCTCGGTCACGTGTCGCCGGTTCGGGCGGGAGCGTCTCGGGGTGTGTGGCAACACCCGACGGCAAGCTCCCTGCAGACGCGGCAAATGCCCGAAAGTTATCCCCGTGGCTACAGACGGGGAGGTATGGCCCGACGACGACGCTACCGAATCGCGGACACCGCCCAGCAGGTGGTCGGCGGCTTCCTGCTGGCGGGCCCCTTCGTCGTCACCGAGGAGGTGTGGGTGCTGGCGGCGAACATGAGCGGCTACCACGCCGCCGCCGTCGCTGCCATCGTCTTCACCATCGGCTACGGCGCGCTGTACAAGGCCGACGACGACCGCGACCTCGAACGCGAGGCCGAGGTGGCCGGCGTGCCGATTCGGTTCGTCTCCCTGATGGTCGTCGCCTTCGGCTCCGTCGCGGTGCTGGCGCTGGTGTTTACCGCCCCCGAGGCCTTCCTCGTCGAGGGCGGCATCCTCCCGAACCCGACGCCGACGACCGTCGCCCTGACGACGCTCAAGGCGGTCACCGTCGGCGCTATCTTTTCCGTCGTCGGCGCGGCGACGGCCGACAGCGTGTTCTGACCCGGCGCGCCCTCGCAAAAGTTAATGTCCGTCGTCCCGCCCGTTCTGGCATATGGACTATACGCTGGCCATCGACAACACGCCAGACACCGTCGAAGGTGGCACCGGGATCCTCCTCGTCCACCCCAGTACCGGTGCGACGGACCGACTCGACACCGACTTCCTCTCGACGGACACGGACGCGATGCTGGTCATCTCGACGCGGACGACCGCCCGCGAGGTCAAACAGAAACTGGAGTACTACGAGGTCGACGAGGAGAGCGCCACCATCCTCGATACGCTGTCGGTCGAGCGGGGGTACACCCGCCGCCAGTCCGACAACGTCCGCTACGTCTCCGCGCCCGACGACCTCGAGGGCATCGTCGAGGAGACCGAGCAGTTCCTCGCGACCCACGACGGGAAACTGCGCGTGAGCTTCGACTCGGTGACCGAGCTCATCTACTACGCCGACGAGGAGCGGGCGATAGCGGCCGTCGGCGACATCCTCGACCTCCTCTCCGAGTACGACGCCGTCGGGATGTTCCACCTCGCACAGGGCGTCCACGACGAGGAGACCGTCGCCGCCTTCCGCGAACTGTTCGACGGCGTCGTCGAACTCGGCGAAGACGACGCCGTGACGAGCGATTTCTGACCAGGTGTGTCACGCTACACCACGACACCACAATTAAGACGATATAACCCGTCCTCTGGGGTGTATGCCGGAATGCCAGAACTGTGAGAATTTTGTAACTGCCGCATACGCGCGGGTCTTTACGCCAAACGGCGTCGAGAAACCACGGGTCTGCCCGCAGTGTGAGGACAAGATACGCGACGGGGCCGACATCCGGGACGCCCGGTCGACGCGTAGATAACCGACGCATACCCCCGTGACTGGGTCGGTCGCGGGGACACCCCCGTTACTTGCGAGCGTCCGCCAGACAGTCGCGAGCCACGGCCAGCACCTCGTCTGCTCGGGACGCCTCGCGGGCCTCGGCGGTCACGCGCACGAGCGACTGGGTCCCGCTGGCTCGCAGCAGGAACCACGCGTCGCCCAGGTCGACGCGTACCCCATCGAGGGTCGTCACGTCGTCGTACTCGGCGAGCACCTGCTCGCGGACCCGCTCCATCACCGCCGCCTTCGCCTCGACCGCGACGCTGTCCCGGCGGATGGGGTAGGTCGGCACCTCGGCGATGCGCTCCCCGAGGGGGCGGTCGGCGTCGAGCGCCGCGATGGTACAGGCCGCGAGCGGCCCGTCCGGACAGAGCGTGTGGTCGGGCCATATCCACGCGCCGCTTGGCTCCCCGCCGAAGGCCACGTCGGGGGCCTCGGCGGCCTCGGCGACGTAGACGTCGCCGACCGGCGTGTACTCAACGCCGACGTCGATCTCCGCGAGGTAGTCCGCGACCGCCAGACTGGTGTCGACCGGAACGGCGACGCGCTGGCCGGCCTCGGCGGCGGCCCGGGCGAACAGCGCGAGCGTGGCGTCGCCGGTGAGGTAGGTGCCGTCGGCGGCCACCGCGCGCATCCG
This is a stretch of genomic DNA from Halomicroarcula saliterrae. It encodes these proteins:
- a CDS encoding sulfurtransferase — translated: MTDIVSAEWVADNVDRLRIVDVRDGWEYDAMAHLPGAVSVPFDSFRTGSSDSEGMLPSREEWGDLLSAAGVSADSELVAYDDHHGVFAARFLVTAELLGHDPAALHLLDGDFSSWQLEHPTSGETPAVEPTDYSVDPPETTPLVDSDTVAAAADDPDAVLVDTRDESEYAEGHIPGARLLDWRELVDDETRGLLAREDALAVLEAAGIVPEKRVVLYCNTARRISHTYVVLRHLGFETVEFYEGSLTEWEAQDRPLETER
- a CDS encoding AI-2E family transporter yields the protein MPTRQRTYVLAGLLVLLVSLSMVLLSSVLATVFFAITVAYVLFPLSEWFVDQGLSKRIAAAVSTGIAFVAGSLVLLPLVFVVYRRRRDLFAFFVRLPDEILLSVGEFTYVVDVQAALVALRDGTADVAVGFASETPILALKAVLFTLLVYAMLWRPNAPSAVVYRTVPKPYHDVVSRFHKRLRSTLYAIYVLQAATAFGTFLVAWVLFALLGYNGAFALAVAAGILQFVPVVGPSVVILAIAAAKAVAGDAVGAVVVTVLGLTLVGFLPDAVIRPRLARYTTGMPASLYFVGFTGGILSMGLIGFIAGPVVIALLVEAVNLLAAEHGPTESS
- a CDS encoding DUF7090 family protein: MDYTLAIDNTPDTVEGGTGILLVHPSTGATDRLDTDFLSTDTDAMLVISTRTTAREVKQKLEYYEVDEESATILDTLSVERGYTRRQSDNVRYVSAPDDLEGIVEETEQFLATHDGKLRVSFDSVTELIYYADEERAIAAVGDILDLLSEYDAVGMFHLAQGVHDEETVAAFRELFDGVVELGEDDAVTSDF
- a CDS encoding class I SAM-dependent methyltransferase, whose translation is MSVSDEFDDWAARGKDRGMEDRHWHTAKHVLARMPVESGDTVLDLGSGSGYAGRALKETADAGRAYGIDASPAMAENARSYTDDGAVGFLVGDFERLPFATDSVDHCFSMEAFYYAEDPHAVLDEVARVLRPGGSFHCAVNYYEENVHSHAWDELVDVPMTRWSGPEYRRAFREAGMAVAVQDNVPDRDIEIPPAGEFPTEEWDTREAMVERYREFGTLVTVGVAP
- a CDS encoding DUF2391 family protein; translated protein: MARRRRYRIADTAQQVVGGFLLAGPFVVTEEVWVLAANMSGYHAAAVAAIVFTIGYGALYKADDDRDLEREAEVAGVPIRFVSLMVVAFGSVAVLALVFTAPEAFLVEGGILPNPTPTTVALTTLKAVTVGAIFSVVGAATADSVF